One Sporomusaceae bacterium ACPt DNA window includes the following coding sequences:
- a CDS encoding Ferredoxin--NADP reductase codes for MKTKSKFTLRGEACEKWACEEPIKPPCTSACPVNADVQMFVTLAAQGRFQESLEVMRERCTLPGSLSRICHHPCEIECRRNDVEGAVNIRAIKRFVADVCRDVPRYDPVSKTRGKRVAIIGGGPAGLTAAFDLAKDGYDVTIYEKNNECGGAIYTSVPKYRLPKDIVVEDVAAIESRGVTIKRNTMVGHDVQFDDIVKGYDAVLIAIGLSLSRRIPIPGHDADGVLLALPFLQEANFNNNATVGKRVVVIGGGNVAFDVARSAKRLGAEEINLCCLECLEEIPAFSWELAEAAEEGIRINPSWGPKEIVAKGGKVAGIVFKRCTQVFDADRMFKPLYNECELLELEADNVIFAIGQSADMTGFTGTSLEVDERGRIRWNPATFQTNLTNVFACGEVVIGPGSSVAAMRNAHDAVIAIKTYLTTGKAEPVPTLRSTSIGRIPQVTISMIPQLPKNSLPVLDPAIRVKSFAEVEGGFDIATAMYEAGRCMNCSRGAKLGRMENCAACLSCLRICPYGAPYITAECVADFLRENCGACGLCASVCPGLAIDIAFNHDTRIDEQIDAGVSGVTVFGCQYAMPTVKNPSFLVTPSMAGINMINLMCTSRLDLRHLLRAITNGVDGVAVLACQEEKYRHRQGVNLVRARTNEVKKILETTGVGADRIVCFGVPASTGEFSRLMAEFKARLDKLGPNPLSKR; via the coding sequence ATGAAAACAAAATCAAAGTTTACTTTACGAGGTGAAGCTTGTGAAAAGTGGGCATGTGAGGAACCCATCAAACCGCCGTGTACAAGCGCCTGTCCGGTAAACGCGGATGTGCAAATGTTCGTCACTCTCGCCGCGCAAGGCCGCTTCCAGGAATCACTTGAAGTGATGCGCGAGCGCTGCACGCTTCCCGGCTCATTGAGTCGCATCTGCCACCACCCGTGCGAGATTGAGTGCCGTAGAAACGATGTTGAGGGCGCGGTCAATATTCGTGCAATCAAGCGCTTTGTGGCGGATGTCTGTAGGGATGTGCCGCGTTACGACCCGGTCTCCAAAACAAGGGGAAAGCGGGTAGCAATTATCGGCGGTGGTCCGGCTGGTTTAACTGCGGCGTTTGACCTTGCCAAAGACGGCTATGACGTCACCATCTACGAGAAGAACAATGAGTGTGGCGGCGCGATCTACACCAGTGTGCCGAAGTACCGTTTGCCAAAGGACATCGTAGTGGAAGACGTTGCGGCGATTGAGTCCCGCGGCGTCACCATTAAGCGCAATACGATGGTCGGCCACGACGTGCAGTTTGATGATATTGTCAAGGGGTACGACGCAGTGCTTATTGCCATTGGTCTCTCATTAAGTCGGAGGATCCCGATCCCGGGACATGATGCCGACGGCGTTCTGCTTGCGTTACCGTTCTTGCAGGAAGCAAACTTTAACAACAACGCCACGGTCGGCAAGCGCGTTGTCGTCATCGGTGGCGGCAACGTTGCGTTCGATGTTGCCCGAAGTGCAAAGCGCCTTGGCGCCGAGGAGATTAACCTGTGCTGCCTTGAGTGTCTTGAGGAGATCCCTGCGTTTAGCTGGGAACTTGCTGAGGCGGCCGAGGAAGGCATCAGGATTAACCCCTCATGGGGACCAAAAGAAATTGTTGCCAAAGGCGGCAAGGTTGCAGGCATTGTGTTTAAGCGTTGCACGCAGGTCTTTGATGCGGATCGTATGTTTAAACCGCTTTATAACGAGTGCGAATTATTAGAGCTTGAGGCTGACAATGTAATCTTCGCTATCGGCCAGAGCGCGGACATGACCGGATTTACCGGCACTTCACTTGAGGTTGATGAGCGCGGTCGCATCCGGTGGAACCCGGCAACGTTTCAAACTAATCTCACGAACGTTTTCGCCTGCGGCGAGGTTGTCATAGGTCCAGGCTCTTCAGTGGCCGCGATGCGCAACGCCCACGACGCCGTAATAGCGATAAAAACGTATTTAACCACCGGTAAAGCTGAACCGGTGCCAACTCTCAGATCAACGTCCATCGGCCGGATACCGCAGGTTACAATCAGTATGATACCGCAGCTACCGAAAAACAGTCTGCCGGTGCTTGATCCCGCAATCCGGGTGAAAAGCTTCGCGGAGGTAGAAGGGGGCTTCGATATTGCTACCGCCATGTACGAGGCGGGCCGCTGCATGAACTGTAGCCGCGGCGCCAAACTTGGACGCATGGAAAATTGTGCGGCGTGCTTGAGCTGCCTGCGCATCTGTCCATACGGTGCACCGTATATTACAGCGGAATGTGTTGCAGACTTCTTACGGGAGAACTGCGGGGCGTGCGGTCTCTGTGCTAGTGTGTGCCCAGGCCTTGCGATTGACATCGCGTTCAACCACGATACTCGGATCGATGAACAAATTGATGCGGGCGTAAGCGGTGTAACGGTGTTTGGCTGTCAGTACGCAATGCCAACGGTTAAGAACCCCTCGTTTTTGGTAACACCAAGCATGGCAGGTATAAATATGATAAACCTCATGTGTACGAGTCGCCTTGATTTGCGTCACTTATTACGCGCAATTACGAACGGCGTTGACGGCGTAGCTGTCCTTGCTTGCCAGGAGGAGAAGTACCGCCACAGACAAGGCGTCAATTTGGTTAGAGCACGCACGAATGAGGTAAAGAAGATTCTTGAGACAACCGGTGTCGGTGCCGATCGCATCGTCTGCTTCGGTGTACCAGCCAGCACGGGGGAATTCAGCAGGTTGATGGCCGAGTTCAAAGCCAGGCTCGACAAGTTGGGGCCCAACCCACTGTCGAAAAGATAA